The region AGTACGGCGACCCCGAACAGGCGCTCCGCACGTCCCCCGTCATCACCAAATCATGATTGGAAACCTACTGCCCTTCACCGGCTCGGACAGTTCGGAAACTGACGACGAGGCGACCGCAGACGAGGTCTCCGACGAACAGGAGCCAGAAGATGACGAGCCCCAGCTCACTGTTGATTACGAAGCCGACGGTGAGGCCGTCGACGGCATCCCCGAAATCCACCAGACAGTCGTCTCGCCATCGAGTATCGAGCGAACACCCAGCGCTCTCAGGACTGACACCCAGTGGGCGCAGAGCCTGTGGGTCGGCGAGTACCCCGATGCGCCGATGGACGGCTTCCTTGAAAAGCTGTACGCAGCCGCCGAGACCCAGCAGACGGATGTCAGCATCCACATCGACCCTCGTGACACGCGAGAGACGCTGGATTCGCTGGAGAATAAGATCGAGGACCTCGAAGCCGACCACGAGTACCTGACCGAGAAACACCGTGCGAGCGCCCGGGGCGTCGAGAAAGACCTCGAGGACCACCAGGAGATGTATGACGTCCTCCGGAACACGACGATGCAGGCGTTCGACGTCTCGATGTATTTCACGGTCCGGGGCGACGACCGCGAGAATATCGACGCCGAGTCGGTGTCGACGACGGCCCGGCAGGCCCCCGCGAATCTGACGCCGGTGACGCCACGGTGGTCACAGCTGAAGACCTTCACCTCAGCGAGCCCCATCGCTCTCGATCAGTTCAACGAGACGCTCGACAGCAAGACGCCGATGCTCGGTGGGGCGGTCGGCGCGATGTTCCCCTTCGTGGCCGGGGCGTTCGCCGAACCCGGCATCGAGTACGGAACGTACGCGCTGAATTCGAGCCCGCTCATCCTCGACCGCTTCAAGCGGCAAACCGGCTACTGTATGATGGTTATCGGCCGGCTCGGCGCGGGCAAATCATTCGCGACGAAGCTTCGGTTGGTGCGGCGGGCGATGTTCGACGAGGATACGGTCGTCATTATGCTCGACCCGATGCGGGGGTTCGCCGGCGTCAACGAGGCGCTCGATGGCGAGCGCATCACGGTCGGTGGCCGGCGGGGGCTGAATCCACTGGAGATCAAGCCGACACCCGACCACGTCCTACAGGAGGTCGACGACATCGACCCGTGGGGTGAGCAAATCAACTGGGTGATGACCTTCTTCGCGACGTTCTTCGAGCACGTCGCGGACCACCCACTCGGCGAGCGCAACCAGACGCTTCGGCGGGCCGTCCAGGAAGCCTACGAGAAGCGCGGGATCACCCGCGACCCGGAGACGCACACCCGGGACTCGCCCACAATTCACGACGTCATCACGGTCCTCGAGGAGATGGTCGAAGACCCCGAGGAGTACGGATACGTCACTGAGGGCGAGCAGGAAGCCGTCCAGTCGGATGCCCAGTCGCTGCTCAAGGACCTCCGGCCGTCGTTCCGCGAGGGCGGTGAACTCGAGAACCTTGCTCGCCCCTCCGAGTTCGACCTCGATTCGAAGGTCATCTACCTCGATCTCCACCAGGAGGAGGGTACCCGTGGCCGGGCGGAAACCAGCCTGATGATGCAGGTGCTGTTCAACAGCGTGTACGAGCGGGTCAAGCAGACCGACAAGCGCGTCGTCTTCTGCATCGACGAGGCGCACTACCTGATGAACGACGCCGTCTCGCTGGACTTCCTGGAGACGGCGGTCCGGCACAGCCGTCACTTCGATCTGAGCCTCGAATTCATCACGCAAACGGGGGGTGAATTCGCGCTGACGCCGGAGGCACGCACCATCGCGAACCTCTGTTCACTGACTGTCCTCCACCGTGTCAACGAGGAGAAAGAGAAGATTGCCAAGTGGTTCGACCTCAGCGAGCGGCAGGTAAATTGGGTCACCTCTGCGAAGGCGGGGGAGGACGAGGACGGGTACTCGGAGGCGCTCGTCGGCATCGACCAGGAGGGCTGGTTCCCGCTTCGGATTCGAGCCAGCGACTACGAGGCGCACGTCATCGACGGCGGCGCTGCGGACGTCGCCGAACTCGAGCCCGAGTCGAGTGCGAGCGTAACGAGCCCGGACAGTCGCCCCGCCGGCGCTCGGGCCGACGGCGGTGACCCAACCAGCACTGCCTCTCAGGAGGATGACTGAGCAGCGTCCGTCAGACCCCACGGCTGCGAACAGCGGTGACGAGTACATCCGAATCACGCCGTCCCGGAGTGATCTTGCACCGGAGACTGTGGTTCGCCAGCTCGCCGGCCTCCACGGCCTTGATACCGGCAACGATGGGCTTCTCAACGGTATCGGACCCTTCGGCGATCCGCCGCCGGTGTTCGAATTCCTCGCAGTGAGCGAGGGCGCGGACGAGCCGGTCGAGTTCTACTACGGCGCCGACCGGCGGATGGATGCCTTCGAGGAGCGCCTCCGGACGCTGTATCCACCGACTGTGACGTTCGAGCGGGTTACCCTGGACCTGGAAGCGAAGCTGCTCCCGTCGACAGCAGAGCCAGCTCACGATAGCGGTGCCGGGGGCGATGACCGTCCCGAGATGAATACTGAGGCGTCTGAGGAGGCCTTCGATGCTACAAGCCAAGAGCCAGTCGGCGACGGTGGGAGCGTGGTTTCTGAGAGCACTACATCGGCAGACGACGACGCTGAGTTATTGTTCGGGACCGAGTCGAGTGACGATCTGAGGACGAGCCCACCGTCCGATTCCGAGCCTGAGGTCCGGCAGCAACCGAATCACACGCCCCCGAGCGTCGAGGAGACGACACCGCTGGGAATCACCTGGTGTGGGAAGGCGGCCCGACGCGAAGACTGGATGACGACGCTGCCGCAGTTCACGGAGACTGAAGGCGAGGACGATGACAACGCACGGGCGCCGCTCGCATCACTCATCGACCAACTGACCCGCGCCGAACACCCGATCGCGTTTCAGGTGCTCTTCCAGCGGAAGCCGGACTGGACACACGAGGCACGGGAACGCCAGCGGAAACTCCGCGAGGGCGAGGACCGGATCGTCGACTGGTTCCTCGGGGAGCTCCTCGGAAACACGGAGAACGAACCACAGAGTCCCTCGAATACCGGCCGCCAGCGCCGATACCTCGACATCGGCGGTCGGGAGCGCGTCGAGGCCATCGACGAGAAAGAGCCACAGCACACGTTCACGGTGAATATGCGAGCGCTCTCGCTCGTAGCCTCTGACCGGCAGCGCGAGCGCGTCGACCACCGTCTCGACGATATCGGGTCCGTGTTCGACCACCTGAACGGGGCCC is a window of Halobellus limi DNA encoding:
- a CDS encoding VirB4 family type IV secretion system protein, coding for MIGNLLPFTGSDSSETDDEATADEVSDEQEPEDDEPQLTVDYEADGEAVDGIPEIHQTVVSPSSIERTPSALRTDTQWAQSLWVGEYPDAPMDGFLEKLYAAAETQQTDVSIHIDPRDTRETLDSLENKIEDLEADHEYLTEKHRASARGVEKDLEDHQEMYDVLRNTTMQAFDVSMYFTVRGDDRENIDAESVSTTARQAPANLTPVTPRWSQLKTFTSASPIALDQFNETLDSKTPMLGGAVGAMFPFVAGAFAEPGIEYGTYALNSSPLILDRFKRQTGYCMMVIGRLGAGKSFATKLRLVRRAMFDEDTVVIMLDPMRGFAGVNEALDGERITVGGRRGLNPLEIKPTPDHVLQEVDDIDPWGEQINWVMTFFATFFEHVADHPLGERNQTLRRAVQEAYEKRGITRDPETHTRDSPTIHDVITVLEEMVEDPEEYGYVTEGEQEAVQSDAQSLLKDLRPSFREGGELENLARPSEFDLDSKVIYLDLHQEEGTRGRAETSLMMQVLFNSVYERVKQTDKRVVFCIDEAHYLMNDAVSLDFLETAVRHSRHFDLSLEFITQTGGEFALTPEARTIANLCSLTVLHRVNEEKEKIAKWFDLSERQVNWVTSAKAGEDEDGYSEALVGIDQEGWFPLRIRASDYEAHVIDGGAADVAELEPESSASVTSPDSRPAGARADGGDPTSTASQEDD